The DNA sequence ATCAGTGATATGAGTAATGATTTACAGAAAAGTGTACATTCTGTAAAACAAGGCCTTATGTGTTATTTGACCGAATTTGATGACAAACTTCATAATATGCAAGAACAAATAAATATTGCAAAGGTACCGTCTAGCAATCATAAACAAGTTTACGTTGCTAGTCCAGGTGTGAGTTCTCGAGCCCATACCCAAGGAGAGGGGCCAATAAATAGCACTCCATACGGACAGATTTGAACAATAATACTGATACCCCCTTAGTACCTATGAATAGTGGCCGATTTTTAGCCAATACCGTTAGCTCAGATACACGATCAGTTTCCGGGCCGAGTCATGTGGAAACCAGCCTAGGCAGGGGAGATGGTTTTGCAAATAACAATAACTCGCATAACAAACTAAAACCGCATAATTATGATGGTTCAGACGATCTGGACGAGTATCTAGCCCAATTCAATATTGTTTCGGAACTAAATAGTTGGACTTATGACACGAAGTCACTTTACCTTGCTAGTAGTATGGTAGGCCCTGCTCGCGCCATTTTATGTGAATTAGATGGTGAGAAACGTCGTGACTTTAACGCGATCGTGAGTGCATTGCAAACTCGTTATGGTTCCGTACACCGAGCTGAAGTTTTCCGCTCGCAGTTACAAGTTAGATTGTTAGAAAGAAATGAAACAATTCCGGAATTAGCACAATCTGTTAGAAAATTAACTAGGAAGGCATATCCGGGTGCCTCATCAGAGGTTGTAGAGTTGCTTGCACTTGATTATTTCATTGATGCTTTGCCTGATACAGAAATGCGATTAAGAATCAGGGAGGTTGGTCCTAAGTCCATTGCTGAGGCGGAACGAATTGCTGTTCGCTTGGATGCACTTAAAGTTGCTGATAAAAGCAGAGGTCGACATTCCGTAAGAAATGTAACACATGAAACAGATAGAACCGACAAGAGGTTAAAAGAATTATCTAGTCAGTTGAGAAATTTGATGGAACAAATGAAAAGCTATGAATACCGTTCCCAACATACAAATTACCACTATAACGACAGTAGTAATCAGAGAAATTATTCTAATGACAGGAATTACGGAAGACAGAATAGGCCAGACAAATTTAGCCAACCAAGTAGACCAAATCCCCAGAAAAACCGAGGTTCAGGGAAACGAACGAATGTTGAGTTCAGGGGCCGGAGCTCGACAACAAATAACCGGTCCCAGAAAATAAGTTACAGTAGCAAAACTTCAACAGATAATGGTTGCTTTGTAGTGGTTAATATGTTAAACACAGATGTTGTAATGCTTGTGGATACTGGTTCAGGTGTTACTATTTTGAATAAAGACCTATTTGAAAAATGGCCAAAAGCTGAAAGACCAGAAATGAGTCCAGTTAACATATCACTAACTACCGCCACGGGGGACACTTCTCCTTTCCTTTTCTTTAAATCCAATGACTGCCAAATAGATCTTAGTAATCATTGTTTGAAAGTCAATGGTGAATTAATCAAATGTTTCAGTAAAGATGACACATGTGCTTACAGCTGTTGTCGTATCGAAGTAAAAGAAAATGTAGTAATACCAACAGAATCTGAAGTTATCATTTCTGGCACGCCTGTAGGTTCGGTTGCAGATACGATTGGTATAGTTGAACCTAATCTTAAATTTTCTGAGAAAAGTGGTCTCTTGGTAGCCAAAGCTTTGGTTGGCTTTAAGAAAGATGAGGTCCCTATTCGATTGACGAACCTTAGTAGTGTGCCGTGCACTGTATACAGGAAAACAATAGTTGCCTACTACGAGCCGGTAGGTGTGCCTGATGTTAAAGATGTTGAATCAGTAGGAgtgttatcaaatgaaaaatgcactgaGGTGCCAACACACATAAAAGAAGTATATGACAGGGCAAAAGCGGATTTGACGCACCCACAACAGCAAAAAGTAAAGGAATTGctaataaaacatcaaaatgtgttttcaaaaactgTAGATGACATTGGTAGAACACATATTGTGGAACACACTATTGACACTGGCAGTGCCAAGCCAGTTAAGCAGGCTCCATACAGAGTGCCACTTGCCAAACGTTTAGTAGCAGAAAAAGAGATTAAAGATATGGCTGAGAAGGGAATCATTGAACCGTCCGTAAGTCCTTGGTGTAGTCCCGTGGTCATGGTTACAAAATCGAACGGATCTATTCGCTTTTGCTGtgatttcaggaagatcaatgaTTGTACGGTTAAGGATAGCCAACCTCTACCACGTATAGACGATACATTGGATGCACTGTCCGGTTCTGCTTGGTTTAGCACACTTGATTGCAAATCTGATTTTGGCAAGTCGGGTTGGCTGAAAAAGATCGCCCAAAAACGGCATTTTCGGTACAAGGTAGCGGGTTATGGCAATTTTCTGTTATGCCATTCGGTCTCTGCAACTCACCAGCCACTTTTGAAAGACTAATGGAACGAGTGTTAGCTGGTCTTACTTGGAAAGATTGTCTTGTATATTTAGACGACGTCATTTCATATTCTAAGACTTTTGAAGGTCATATAGCGAGTCTAGAAGAAATATTTCAGAGAATGAGTGAGGCTAATTTAAAACTAAGTCCCGAAAAATGCGTCCTGTTTCAACGACAAGTGGGGTTCCTGGGGCATTTAATTAGTAAAGAAGGAATAGCGACTGATCCTAAGAAAATCGAAGATGTAGTGAACTGGAGAACACCCAAAAGTGTAAAGGAAATTAGAAGTTTCTTAGGACTTTGCTCGTACTATAGAAAATTCGTTTTGAATTTTTCTACAATAGCTAAACCGCTACATAAATTGACTAAAAAAGGAGTGTGCTTTGCATGGTCAAGTGACTGTGAGAAAGCATTTCAAACATTGAAAACGGCTTAAACGAATGCACCAGTACTTGCTTATCCCTTATCGGCCGGTGTATATATTCTTGATGCGGATGCTAGTGGCGTTGGTTTGGGGGCAGTACTTTCACAGGTACAAGATGGTGAGGAAAAAGTTATATCCTATTACAGCAAGTGTTTATCAAAGCCGGAGAGACAGTACTGTGTGACCAGAAGGGAACTGCTAGCTGTAATCAGTGCAGTTAAACATTATCACCACTATCTATATGGGCAACATTTTATTGTGAGAAGTGATCACGGAGCCCTAAGGTGGTTATCGAATTTTAAGAGTCCGGAGGGACAAATTGCCAGATGGCTGGAGATTTTATCAActtatgattatgaaataaaacataggGCAGGTCGCGTGCATTCAAATGCCGATGCCTTGTCCAGGAGACCATGCCAAGATTTTGGCTGTACGTATTGTAACCAAGCTGAAGAAAGATATTAAGCATCTGCTGATGACATCAAGCGATTGAAAGGAGAGAAAGAAGGTAATAGAAAGGAAAGTTCAAAGAGGACAGATGTTAAACTGAACCGTATGGTTGACATCTGTCGGAACTCATTAGAAGAAGCATCAAACGCTGTTAGCGAATGTGCAAGTGGTTGTTCAAGATTAGCAGACGCCCAAATGCTAGCAGAAAACGTTTGCAGGGAAACCACATGCGTTAAGGAAGAGGTTGACAGTCTTAAGGATAACGATAAGAGTGGCCAGACGTTGACCGTTTGCCCCTCTATCGTCAAAGATTGCACTACTGAGGACAGTAAAGGAATAGTTGCTCAATTAGATGGTTTAAAAGATGTGTTTTCCGGTACTGTTCATACGTCGTCATGTCGGAGTGGTTATGTTATAGACTCAACATGTATGGACAGGGACTCGAACAGGAAAGAGGAGGTCTGCAAGATAGATGCTGATATAAGTAGGCAGAACATAATTACCTATCAAGATGAGGATATAGTCATAAAATTATTAAAGCAGTGGAAGGGAGAGCAGATGAAACCAGAATGGTCGGAAGTAGCGTCGCATTTTGTTATGCTCAAATTTTATTGGAATAGATTAGAGTCACTGTGGATCAAAGAGAGGATGTTATATTATCTGTGGGAAGCAAAGGATGGAAATGAAATTGAATATCTCATAGTGCTTCCGAAGGCATTAGTGCCAGAAGCACTGAAGGAATTACACAATAGTCCTACAGGGGGACACCTTGGCATTAAGAAAACATTGGGCAAAGTACGTCAGAGGTTCTTTTGGTTTGGACTGAAGAAGGACGTAATGGACTGGTGTCAAAAATGTGATCTATGTTCGTCCAGAAGGGGGCCGACTAGAAAAGCAAAGGCGGCTATGAGGCTGTATAGCGTTAGCACTCCCTTAGAGAGAATAGGGATGGATATTATGGGACCTCTACCAAAAACCGAGTTAGGAAATAAGTACATACTAACTATAGTTGACTATTTTACCAAGTGGACAATGGCAATCCCTTTAGAAAATCAAGAAGCTGTTACAATAGCTTCAAAGTTTGTAGAGAAATTTGTTTCTGTGTTTGGGGTTCCCCGGCAAATACATTCAGATCAGGGTCCAAACTTTGAATCTCGTGTATTCAAAGAAATGTGTCATATACTGGGGTCAGATAAGACGAGAACCACGCCCTACAGGCCTCAATCAGACGGACTCTGCGAGAGGGCCCACAGAACAGTACAAACAATGTTGTCAAAATTCGTATCATCGACTCAAAGGGACTGGGATAAATACTTACCAATTTTAACATTGGCTTATAACGCCTCGGTGCAAGAAAGTACCGGGTTTTCCCCAGGTATGATGATGTTTGGAAGAGATATAATCTTACCAATTGATTTAGCCATAGGAAATCCTGAACAGTCCAACAATAAGTCGGACAGTACATTCGCCTTAGACCTGGAAAGTAAAATTGAGAAGGTTCATGAACTGGCTCGCAAACATTTGTCAATTGCAAGCAACTCTCAAAAACGCCTTTATGATCATAAATTAAACCAGCGCGCGTATGACGTAGGTGATATGGTTTGGTTATTCACTCCACAGATAAAGACTGGTTTAAGTGCTAAACTTTCGCGAAGATGGACAGGTCCATATGTAGTTTTGAAGAAGTTGAATGATGTTGTGTACCGAATACAACTAAACAGACGGTCGAAACCTAAAATCGTTCACCATGACCGCCTATCATTGTATAAAGGTGAAAAAGTCTCTTGGCTCAAAACAGATAGTAACTAGAGCATTTAGGATCGAGAACTCACACCTTTCAATGTATTTTAGATGAAGTCTAACATTAAAATTACGAGTTTTCACAATTGTTTATTACAAGCATAACAGTACTTTTATGTGAATGATGACTTTAGCAGAAGTAGTTATATCTCACTCTCCTTTATTCTTCAGTTTTTGTGTGTCATCTGCCAGAACGTGACGTTTCCTAGGTATAACCTCGCCAGTAGACACTTGCAAGAACAACATAGCCATTTCTCATATCAGTGTCTTAAATGTCGTAAATTATTTACTAGAAGATCGTATAAGCACAAACCATGCCTGAATTTGACATTTATGGACTTTGAATTAATGGATCCCGAAGGTAACCGGGAGGGGGCAGCTGAAAAGTTTCTGGAATGGAAACGTGTGGAAATGCCTAAATTAACTAAAAAGGTGGACTCCGGGTATTTAAGACATATACGTCTATTGAAGCAAGACTATAGGCCCACTCAGGTTGGGGCAGATGAGTTTTCAGCTGATGAACTAGTCCAAATGTTATGCCGACCAATTTCCCCTCTAAATACCCCAGAGAGGGTTGTTAAATTCAAGGACCCCAAACCAGTTTACGAGGATATAAGTTCCGAGGAGTTGGACTATGAGGAAGAGGCAGCTTCAAAGAAATCTGTTGGTTTGTTCTCCACCTCTTCCTCTTCTTCCAGTAGTTCTTCCAGTGACTCCTCCTCTACTGACACCACCAGCAGTTCCTCTTCCGCGAGCACAGTAATTTCTCGCAAAAAGAGAAAGAGAACATGGAAAAGATCGCGTCTCTCTGAAACAAGTGATAGCGACACTGATGATGAGTTTAGTGTAcctgtaaaaagaaagaaaaatgcacttaaaaacaaaccaaaagcagaaaatagaaaaattgaaaacaaggAAAGTGTAGAAATTCGTAACGACAGTGAAAAACGAAAGAAGACTGAAAAGAGTGAAGAAAGTGACAAACCAAAATCAGAAACTAGTAAAATTAGTAACAAGGCAAGTGAAGAAACTAGTAAAGACagtgaaaaaagaaagaagactGAAAAGAGTGAAGAAAGTGACAAACCAAAATCAGAAACTAGTAAAATTAGTAACAAGGCAAGTGAAGAAACTAGTAAAGATAGTGAAAAACGAAAAAAGACTGTAAAGGGTGAAGACAATAATAAATCAAAGGCAGAAAAGAGTAATGTTAATAAGGAAAGTGTAAAAGTTAGTGAAAAACAAAAGATGACTGAAAAGGGTGAAGAAAATAAGAAATCAGAAACAGAGAAGAGAATTGTAAAGTAATAGTGAAACAAAagacaaatgaaatgaaaagggGAGGCATAAGAGAAGTAAGTGTAAAACTAAAGAGAATTGGAGAAATAGGGGAAAAGAAACATCCAAATGGAAAATATAATGCAGAAGACGAAAAACAAAAGACCAACGGAAAAGAAAGTAATGGCGGAAGAGAAGTGAATGTAAAACGAAAAGAGAAAGAACACGAGGAAGAAACGAACAAATCAAAACAAAGTGAAAATGCAGTGAGTGAGAAGCCTAAGAAAAATGTAACTAAGGAGGAACTGAATGATGACCAGTTGAATGAAATGCAAGTaccaaatgaaataaaacagacaaaagaTAGTGTAGGAGATGAGAAACAGAAGATAGgtgaaaatttgaaacaaattagTGAAGAACAGAACTCAAGTAAAAAAAAGTGACACAAACAAGTGACACACAAAAgacaaatgaaaataacaaagcGGTACAGGATGATTTAGTAAAAGATGACAACGATCAGTTAACCTCTTGTCCTATGGAGGAGTTAGTTTCAGAGTTGGAGTCTGTAATTCCGCTTCTCCAGAAAGCTCAGAATGAGCGAATTATTCTGAATATTGGCGGTCAAAGATTTGAAACTTCAAGGGTTACTCTCCAAAAAGAACCAGATTCTTTACTGGCAGAAGTTGTGTCCGAATTTGGAATGACTCCTCGGAATGGTAATATATACTTTCTGGATCGTGATCCAGCCCACTttcgttttgttttgaattttctcCGTAACGGTATGTGTGACCTCAGGACTTTGCCCCATGACTTGAGATATCTTTATGAGTTGTATTATGAGGCTGTTTACTACCGACAACCAGCTCTGGCGGACGCGTTAGTGGGCAAAATAGAACAGTTAATTCTCGTAAGTGCCAATCTGCAAAGGATAGGCAATAGCTCGTGAATATATGGTGGTGGTGCTGCGTACTAAGTTTTAAGGCTGAGATTTGGTGTAgattttcttttgtgtgtattTCTGAAAGGTGATTTTAATAGTAATTATTTGATGTGATTCAAATGGTAAAGTGAACTTAATGGTGATTGATTGCACAAAGTGACATTAGTGTTCCCAGAGTTTCTAATTGTTCGAATCGACAGCGGAATATGTAAAACTATAAACTTTTAAGACACAGGAGATAACGTTTTGAAtacttgtaaataaatgttatttttattacttgactgtaattttgtatttgtttcatgTTGTAGTAATATGCATTGCTTGTTTCATTTGCTTTGGTTGAAActgttttgtgtattttaaaTGTACTATGCATTATATTGCTTACTATTAAATTTCTATAAAGGTGTTTGAAAACTACTGATGCTTATTGTTgtattaataatgataaagagtATTTTTCACCATGAGCATTATTGATGTTGAGGTTATTgctaaacttatttttttttagcaaatattCATCTTAGTGTTTATTCTTTAGAAATTGTGCAGAGGGAAAGTCATGTTATGTATGTAATTCTACaaggaatatttttgttttatttttggagACCAAAACTTTTATGGAGGGGGCATTGTAACGACCCTGTAGTATGAGTTTGCTTCGCAGTTTATTAGGCTTTCTTGTATGTTTCCTTAgcccttcaattttttttttttatatcagtaCATAAAGCATTTTATAGTGTTTAGATATATAATGTTCTTATGCATGTGTTCATCTGTAAATATGTTGCCGAATTATGCCATTATT is a window from the Mercenaria mercenaria strain notata chromosome 7, MADL_Memer_1, whole genome shotgun sequence genome containing:
- the LOC123555801 gene encoding uncharacterized protein LOC123555801, with protein sequence MDPEGNREGAAEKFLEWKRVEMPKLTKKVDSGYLRHIRLLKQDYRPTQVGADEFSADELVQMLCRPISPLNTPERVVKFKDPKPVYEDISSEELDYEEEAASKKSVGLFSTSSSSSSSSSSDSSSTDTTSSSSSASTVISRKKRKRTWKRSRLSETSDSDTDDEFSVPESVEIRNDSEKRKKTEKSEESDKPKSETSKISNKASEETSKDSEKRKKTEKSEESDKPKSETSKISNKASEETSKDSEKRKKTVKGEDNNKSKAEKSNVNKESVKVSEKQKMTEKGEENKKSETEKRIVK